Part of the Thermodesulfobacteriota bacterium genome, GGCCAGCATCGCCTTCTTGCGGACCGCGCCCCCGCCGTAATTCCCGAGCGCACCCGTCTTCCGGATCACCCGGTGGCAGGGAACGAGGAACGACACGGGATTCCGCGCGAGGGCGGTCCCGACCGCCCGCACGGCGCGCGGCGACCCGACCCGGACGGCGAGATCCTCGTAGCAGAGAACGTATCCCGGCGGGATGCGGAGGAGCGCCTCCCACACCTTGACCTGGAAGTTGGTGCCCTTCACGACCACGCTCAGTGGGGCGCCGACCGCTTTTCCCGGTCGGGAGAAGATCCGCTCCGCGAGCGGTTTCGTCGCGGGCGAGTCCTCCACGATCCTCGCCCGCCCCCACGTCTTCCGAAGCTCCCGGATCTCCCGCGAGGCGTCCGTTC contains:
- a CDS encoding methylated-DNA--[protein]-cysteine S-methyltransferase, yielding LQFLSASYIAELLKESRSVLDAALDAGLSGPGRLHDLVVNVHAVTPGQLKTGGEGVTIRYGVHQGPFGRYFLASTDRGICALSFLRGTDASREIRELRKTWGRARIVEDSPATKPLAERIFSRPGKAVGAPLSVVVKGTNFQVKVWEALLRIPPGYVLCYEDLAVRVGSPRAVRAVGTALARNPVSFLVPCHRVIRKTGALGNYGGGAVRKKAMLAWEAALFRGKDPE